A window of the Cystobacter fuscus genome harbors these coding sequences:
- a CDS encoding lipase family alpha/beta hydrolase, translating to MAFVAPVAPLADGLTRAGFQDVQRVELKPNNGAAPIRVLAEQLAGAASSLRARTGSARIDVVAFSMGALVSRYYLQRLEGRNHVRRFVSISGPHAGTLMGWLRANPGARDMRPGSELLRGLAADEAPFGDVQVFTLWTPLDLMILPARSSQLAGAGERTIPVVLHPLMLRDGRVLRSVQEALTVERPEDFPPLPATP from the coding sequence GTGGCGTTCGTTGCTCCCGTTGCGCCGCTGGCGGACGGGTTGACGCGAGCCGGCTTCCAGGACGTGCAGCGCGTCGAGCTGAAGCCCAACAATGGGGCGGCCCCCATCCGCGTGCTGGCCGAGCAGCTGGCCGGGGCGGCCAGCAGCCTGCGCGCGCGGACGGGCAGTGCGCGAATCGACGTGGTGGCCTTCAGCATGGGGGCACTCGTCAGCCGCTATTACCTGCAGCGGCTGGAGGGCCGGAACCACGTGCGCCGCTTCGTGTCCATCTCCGGCCCCCATGCGGGAACGCTGATGGGGTGGCTGCGAGCCAACCCCGGGGCACGCGACATGCGGCCCGGAAGCGAGCTGCTGCGGGGGCTCGCCGCCGACGAGGCCCCTTTCGGGGACGTCCAGGTCTTCACCCTCTGGACACCGCTCGACCTGATGATCCTCCCCGCTCGCTCCTCCCAGCTCGCCGGAGCGGGGGAGCGCACCATCCCCGTCGTCCTCCACCCGCTGATGCTGCGCGATGGGCGGGTCCTCCGCTCGGTACAAGAGGCTCTCACGGTGGAGCGTCCGGAGGACTTCCCGCCCCTGCCGGCCACGCCCTGA
- a CDS encoding carboxymuconolactone decarboxylase family protein, translating into MKARINVAAVAPGAYRAMLGLEKYLSECGLEEGLLHLIKLRASQLNGCAYCIDMHWKDARALGETEQRLYGLNAWEESPYYTERERAAFSWTESLTNLGEGHVPDSVYEAVKPHFSERELADLTLAVVTINAWNRLAIASRTVPGAYTPAAHSQKG; encoded by the coding sequence ATGAAAGCACGCATCAACGTCGCGGCTGTCGCCCCTGGGGCGTACCGGGCCATGCTGGGCCTCGAGAAGTACCTGAGCGAGTGCGGTTTGGAGGAGGGATTGCTCCACCTCATCAAGCTGCGCGCCTCTCAGCTCAACGGCTGCGCCTACTGCATCGACATGCATTGGAAGGACGCACGCGCGCTCGGAGAGACGGAGCAGCGTCTGTACGGGCTGAATGCCTGGGAGGAGAGCCCCTACTACACGGAGCGCGAGCGAGCGGCCTTCTCGTGGACCGAGTCCCTCACCAACCTCGGGGAGGGGCACGTGCCGGATTCCGTCTATGAGGCCGTGAAGCCGCATTTCTCCGAACGGGAATTGGCCGACCTGACGCTCGCCGTGGTCACCATCAACGCGTGGAACCGGCTCGCCATCGCCTCCCGTACGGTCCCAGGCGCGTACACTCCCGCGGCGCACTCCCAGAAGGGGTAG
- a CDS encoding SLC13 family permease gives MRLLGLLAGPLAAAALLLIPSGLHEVPGAGHRPAAAAAVAAWMALWWFTEAVPMAWTSLLPLVLFPSLGVFGVRGLPSAVGRSALPYVDPYIFLFLGGMALGAALEQWHLHRRIALLIMRTIGTEPRRLLLGLLLATAFVSLWISNTATAVMMVPIGMALVSQLESAEGRRLGHFGAALMLSVAYGSNIGGIGTKIGSPTNSVFAGVASRRLAAEVGFLEYMVAALPFVLLFLPLVWWVLWREGRLDALGPGRGSDLIERELAALGPLSGGEKVVGTVFLVAAALWMGGDFLRDVLAPWVASAFGGFKLLGKHYEAAVAMLAAGTLVLLGRLSRGALARVPWDTLLLLGGGFALAAGIEGSGLSTYLGVRLAGLESLGLLAQYGAVALSTVALSAVASNTATVNVLLNVLPGSLPLLAVSTFAASCDFALPAGTPPNAIVFGSGYVRLPTMMKLGGALDLLASAVLTLHGLVWVRFVLG, from the coding sequence ATGCGCCTGCTCGGACTGCTCGCCGGGCCGCTCGCCGCCGCGGCCCTGCTGCTCATCCCCTCGGGGCTCCACGAGGTCCCCGGTGCCGGCCACCGCCCGGCCGCCGCCGCCGCCGTGGCCGCCTGGATGGCCCTCTGGTGGTTCACCGAGGCCGTCCCCATGGCCTGGACCTCCCTGCTCCCGCTTGTCCTCTTCCCCTCGCTGGGCGTCTTCGGCGTGCGCGGCCTTCCCTCCGCCGTGGGCCGCTCCGCCTTGCCCTACGTGGACCCCTACATCTTCCTCTTCCTTGGGGGCATGGCCCTGGGCGCCGCCCTGGAGCAGTGGCACCTGCACCGGCGCATCGCCCTGCTCATCATGCGCACCATCGGCACCGAGCCCCGGCGGTTGCTGCTCGGCCTGCTCCTGGCCACCGCGTTCGTCTCGCTGTGGATCTCCAACACCGCCACCGCCGTGATGATGGTGCCCATCGGCATGGCGCTCGTCTCCCAGCTCGAGTCCGCCGAGGGCCGCCGGCTCGGGCATTTCGGCGCCGCGCTGATGCTCTCGGTCGCCTACGGCTCCAACATCGGAGGGATTGGCACGAAGATCGGCAGTCCCACCAACTCCGTCTTCGCGGGCGTGGCCTCGCGGCGGCTGGCCGCCGAAGTGGGCTTTCTCGAGTACATGGTGGCGGCCCTGCCCTTCGTCCTCCTCTTCCTGCCGCTCGTCTGGTGGGTGCTGTGGCGCGAGGGCCGCCTGGACGCGCTCGGCCCCGGGCGGGGCTCGGACCTCATTGAGCGGGAACTGGCCGCGCTCGGGCCACTGTCGGGGGGCGAGAAGGTGGTGGGCACCGTCTTCCTGGTGGCCGCGGCGCTGTGGATGGGCGGGGACTTCTTGCGCGACGTGCTGGCCCCGTGGGTGGCCTCGGCCTTCGGGGGCTTCAAATTGCTGGGGAAGCACTACGAGGCGGCCGTGGCGATGCTCGCCGCCGGGACGCTGGTGTTGCTGGGGCGGCTGTCCCGAGGGGCGCTGGCCCGGGTGCCCTGGGACACACTGCTGCTGCTGGGAGGAGGCTTCGCGCTCGCCGCTGGCATCGAGGGCAGCGGCCTGTCCACCTACCTGGGCGTGCGCCTGGCGGGTCTGGAGTCCCTGGGCCTGCTCGCGCAGTACGGCGCCGTGGCCCTGTCCACCGTGGCCCTGTCCGCCGTGGCCTCCAACACCGCCACCGTGAACGTGCTGCTCAACGTGCTGCCCGGCTCGCTCCCCCTGCTCGCGGTGAGCACCTTCGCCGCGTCGTGCGACTTCGCCCTGCCCGCGGGCACTCCGCCCAACGCCATCGTCTTCGGCAGCGGCTATGTGCGCCTGCCCACGATGATGAAGCTCGGCGGGGCGTTGGACCTGCTCGCCTCCGCCGTGCTCACCCTCCATGGGCTCGTCTGGGTTCGCTTCGTGCTCGGTTGA
- a CDS encoding DUF6055 domain-containing protein yields the protein MIIHRSLRSPALLLVMGIFGTGCLPDEGTTQEEGVSGECTSGECNSGDTGGSSESNGGGESKLVTACDPGTTTTAWATSCPTSPPACTAGTWKAGGPDPDHTNFKLIKESAHFAIYSDEAISDSTAQSALDTLENTIWKFYFGSPIYFKEPLCNQTNKTKASIHVHSGWGLSGGAWSSTRMGMWIGPGALNDHWGLGHEFMHAVQSVSGGMTCNQSNTCGWIYESHANFMPHQLPEYRGEVHCSEMSVNAPHVYLGSTRDRYCNWQFMEFLKDKYCYSAVNEIWTSSPSNDPFSQIMKTRGWNISQLNDFFGEWAMHNVTWDYKDPPPTSGGNQGPTYRARYGSITTKSRPEQRLRLTQLEPLDGNYATTRRFATPTGWAPQRWGYNIVRLYPEAGATSVTVTFRGVTQSGADSDWRWGLVATDSAITTPRYSAMQRGSDGALEFCINPGESLFLVVVGTPSVQKQIVWDQMYNTIHRYPWMVQLANAWPEGFKTGSQDACPTGTKRHSNGGGCVTTSVPASVYVGPYAQVLGGTVSGSARIEDHAVVLSGNVSGGTVTGLSVLTNGFGVSGSARVASTFYPLGFYEGQQSASGTAQIFGDVEYRGVGLNKSSGSYSGFVDSSTPSLSNPTDVTIAPPYAWRP from the coding sequence ATGATCATCCACAGGAGCTTGCGTTCCCCTGCCCTGCTGCTCGTGATGGGCATCTTTGGAACCGGATGTCTTCCGGACGAAGGCACGACGCAGGAAGAGGGCGTCTCCGGTGAATGCACCAGCGGAGAATGTAACAGCGGCGACACGGGAGGCAGCAGCGAGTCCAACGGCGGCGGCGAAAGCAAGCTGGTGACCGCGTGTGATCCCGGAACCACGACGACGGCCTGGGCGACGAGCTGTCCGACCTCACCGCCAGCCTGCACCGCGGGAACCTGGAAGGCGGGCGGACCGGATCCGGATCACACCAACTTCAAGCTGATCAAGGAGTCCGCGCACTTCGCCATCTATTCGGACGAGGCCATCTCCGACTCCACGGCCCAGTCCGCGCTCGACACGCTCGAGAACACGATCTGGAAGTTCTATTTCGGCTCGCCGATCTACTTCAAGGAGCCGCTCTGCAACCAGACGAACAAGACCAAGGCCAGCATCCACGTGCATTCCGGATGGGGTCTCTCCGGCGGCGCCTGGTCCTCGACGCGGATGGGTATGTGGATCGGCCCCGGCGCGCTCAATGATCACTGGGGGCTCGGGCACGAGTTCATGCACGCCGTGCAGAGCGTGAGCGGCGGCATGACTTGCAACCAGTCGAACACCTGCGGTTGGATCTACGAGAGCCACGCCAACTTCATGCCGCACCAGCTCCCCGAGTACCGCGGCGAGGTGCATTGCTCCGAGATGTCCGTGAACGCGCCGCACGTCTATCTGGGCTCGACGCGTGACCGCTACTGCAATTGGCAGTTCATGGAGTTCTTGAAGGACAAATACTGCTACAGCGCGGTCAACGAAATCTGGACGAGCAGCCCGAGCAACGATCCCTTCTCGCAAATCATGAAGACGCGCGGCTGGAACATCAGCCAGCTGAACGACTTCTTCGGCGAGTGGGCGATGCACAACGTGACCTGGGATTACAAGGATCCGCCCCCCACCAGCGGAGGCAACCAGGGCCCGACCTACCGCGCGAGGTATGGCTCGATCACGACGAAGTCGAGGCCGGAGCAGCGCCTGCGGCTGACCCAGCTCGAACCGCTGGATGGGAACTACGCGACGACTCGGCGCTTCGCGACGCCGACCGGCTGGGCGCCGCAGCGCTGGGGCTACAACATCGTGCGGCTCTACCCGGAAGCGGGCGCCACGAGCGTGACCGTGACCTTCCGTGGCGTGACGCAGAGCGGAGCGGACTCCGATTGGCGCTGGGGGCTCGTCGCCACGGACAGCGCCATCACCACGCCTCGCTATAGCGCCATGCAGCGCGGCTCGGACGGCGCGCTCGAGTTCTGCATCAATCCCGGCGAATCGCTCTTCCTCGTCGTGGTCGGAACGCCCTCGGTGCAGAAGCAGATCGTCTGGGATCAGATGTACAACACCATCCATCGCTACCCGTGGATGGTGCAGCTCGCGAATGCCTGGCCCGAGGGATTCAAGACCGGCAGCCAGGACGCCTGTCCCACGGGAACGAAGCGTCACTCGAACGGCGGAGGCTGCGTCACCACCAGCGTTCCGGCGAGCGTGTACGTCGGCCCCTACGCGCAGGTGCTCGGCGGAACCGTGAGCGGCTCGGCGCGCATCGAGGATCACGCGGTGGTCCTGTCGGGCAACGTCTCCGGCGGCACCGTCACCGGGCTGTCGGTGCTGACGAACGGCTTCGGCGTGAGCGGCTCGGCCAGGGTCGCCTCCACGTTCTATCCGCTCGGCTTCTACGAGGGCCAGCAGTCGGCCTCGGGCACGGCGCAGATCTTCGGTGATGTCGAATACCGGGGCGTGGGCCTGAACAAGTCGAGCGGCTCCTACTCCGGCTTCGTCGACTCGAGCACCCCGTCCCTCTCGAACCCGACGGACGTCACGATCGCGCCGCCCTACGCCTGGCGGCCGTAG